The window cgccgcagccgccgctTCGGGCCGGCCCGCGGGCGCCGAGCTGGGCAGCGGCTCGGCCGCTGTCACCTCGGTGCTGGGCATGTACGCCAGTCCCTACAGCGCCCCCAACTACAGCGCCTTCCTGCCCTACACCGCCGAcctcggcctcttctcccaaatgGTGAGTGAGCACCGCGctgccccccgcgcccccgccaCGGGCGGAGGCAGGGGGAGCCGGCGGCAGGGGCGGGCGGAGGCCGCGGAGCCGAGCGCGGGGAGCGGTGGGGCGGCCGCGGCTTCCGCCCGGCGCAGGGTCCGCCGCGGAGAGGGGAGTGTGTGCGGTGGCGGGTCTGCGAGGGAGAGAGGGGCCGGGACTGGCGGGCTCCGTCTGCAGGCGCAGCCCCCATCCTCCCCGTCGCTCCAGCCCGGCAAAACTCCTCCGAGTTTTTCTTCTTGGCGGTGAATGGGCTGAGCAGGGCTCCTGCCTCCGTGTTGTCGGCTTTCCCTAGCAACTCgcgtttttttgttgttgttattggtGGTGTTGTTGACGGGTGATATTGTCGGTCCTGTGGTTTCAATTGGCTTTCCAGCGCGCTCCTCTTTCCGCCTGGTCCTTTTCTTTGCCACCGAGCTATAAGCAGGTTCCGTCTAAAGGCCAAAGTGCAGCGTCGGTAGCTGGTACGCCCGTTGGCTTCAAGACATTTTCCTTAAGTCTTAAAAATGGCCCGATCCGTTCCCTTAACTTTTCGTATTCTGATTCTGGCGAGTATCATAGATCGGATTTGCATCAAGTAAAGGAGGGCATCTGCATCCCACTATACGCATCGGAGCAGAAAGGCATATTGGCGTTAACTCTAAACCAAATTGCCGTCACTCAGATTGTCCTcggatcttttttttcccattttctttagAATGTAATAGTTAAAaagtgaaactttttttttttttttttaattaactggtTTTATCTCTTGTGTCGTTGAAATATTTTCGTTACTAGTATCTCCAAATTTCGCGGCGGCGGTACGCACAGGTtccacttaattttaaaatgttcctcttttctctctcccctccccctcaAAACCATAAAAGTGTGAATATTTATAACTGGGTGCATGCAAGACATAACTTGTGAGGGTTTTTAATACATAGATGTAGGCGAGTAAGTAGATACGCTGTTGAACAAGAGTCACCATCTGAAAACAGGTCATTTTGTGCTGCAAACATTTCCTGCGAAGGCACATTTAACAGCAtgcatttcctatttttttaaccttgatTCTGGAAATGCAGTAAAAGTTGACACAGAAGCAATGAGTGATTTACAAGTGGCTTCTTCAAAAGAATTCCCAACAGAGATTACACAAAAAATATCATTTCAGCAACAATAACAAAAGACAGCGGAATAAAGGGAGTGCAGAAAGCCTACTCTGTAACACATTACAAAAACTACATCGGGCTTCTCTTTGTGTATAAGCTTTGTCTCTGGAATTAAAATACACGTTGCTTTTTAACTGTCTGACAAAGTTAGATTAGTTTCTTCGCGGACATTTTTGAAGCGGTTCATTTTTAAGGCTGGCACAAATTTCGCAAGAGTAATACTAAGAATGTATTTCTGGACtagaaaaaagagagattgtAGCAGAAGCAAGAAAAAGGCTTTAAATATTAGCTATTCAGGAACAGTTCCCTTTCCTATTCGCAAAGTATCCTGGTGTTTTACTACAGTGATTTACCATGACGgtgatatttcaaaataaattctaaaattCTGAGCACTTGTAAATCACGATCTAAAATATTAAGTTAATATCTGCACAATTTTCCGTAATAATGAGGCCTAATGTGGTTGCTAGAAagataaaatgttatttaccAAAACACCTGATGGGATAATTTGACTTGCTGTGTTTTACTATTGATGATAAAAAGAATATTGATTGCAAATAAATCACCTTCTAAACGCTTGTAAACAATTTGTGTTTACTCTGCCCAGATGAAAGTAAAACTTATGAGATAAAGTGTCTACATATCCATATTCTACAATTCGTGGGTTACTTTTCATTCCAGAGTTTAAAGGCTCTTCGAACAGTTAGAAGTTAATGTTTTACGCCAGAATCTTGATGTATGATTTGGGGggcggagggaggaggggggcgAGTTGGCTTGTGTGTGGAAAATCTCTTACATTATAAGTGTCTTCGTACTGAAGTTGTGCATTCATCTCCCCAGTCTCGTCTCACGCCAACTCCTTTTAAAGGCAGATCTGGGGCCAAAGACGAATGTTCTGCAGGCATTTCTAATATCCTCCTGGATATTTTGCAGAGAAATGCGACATTGTGCGCAGGCATGAGTTTGTAACTGTGGTGTAGTACCTGCTTTCTCTGCCTGATAATTTCGAGGGCACAATAAATTGTCTCACCAGGCAGAATGCAAAGTTGCTGCACTTCCATCGTTTGATTTGATTTAGTTTGCGGAGAAAATAAGCACGATGTCTGGCAGAGGCCAGCttagtctctctcttttcctttcgCTGCAAGAAGTGGGGATCATTTGGGAATACTTCTGTCTGATCTAAACGCGAAAAGCCTGGAGCGGGGAGGGACGAATTTGCCTATGAAGACCCTTTGCACCGCTCCAAGGTGTATTCCGGCTCCCGGAATAGCCCATTCAGGTCTATTAGAGACGCTAACGAGATAATTGATGTGCTTTTTCCTCTCCGCTTGTCTGAATGTGTTGCAGGGCTCCCAGTACGAGCTGAAAGATAATCCGGGTGTCCACCCTGCTACCTTTGCTGCCCACACTGCCCCCGGCTATTATCCCTATGGACAGTTCCAATACGGGGACCCGGGGCGGCCCAAAAACGCAACCCGGGAGAGCACCAGCACCCTCAAGGCCTGGCTCAACGAGCACCGCAAGAACCCCTACCCCACCAAGGGTGAGAAGATCATGCTGGCCATCATCACCAAGATGACCCTCACCCAGGTCTCCACCTGGTTTGCCAATGCCCGCCGGCGGCTCAAGAAGGAGAACAAGGTGACCTGGGGCTCCAGGAGTAAGGACCAAGAGGATGCAAACCTCTTCGGGAGTGACAATGAGGGGGACCCCGAGAAGAACGAAGACGATGAGGAAATCGACCTGGAGAGCATAGACATAGATAAAATCGATGAGAACGATGGGGAGCAGAGCAacgaggaagaggaagagaagccCGAGCTCCTGAGACAAAGCAGTGAAGAGGAGCActtggaaaaggagaaggatttgGCACTGTCAGGGTCTGAAGGGCTGAAACCCAAAGACGCGCTGGCCATGGTGAAGGAGGCCTCTGACAACACACGAATCATCAGTCCCGGGGGACAGAACAATTTACAGATGCCATCTCACAGCAAACCCAAGATTTGGTCTTTGGCAGAGACGGCAACCAGTCCTGATGGTGCCCTCAaatcttctccccctcctccccaggtTAACCACACTTCTCCGCAGATCCATCACCCCGCTTTTCTCCCTAGCCATGGACTCTACACATGCCAGATTGGCAAATTTCACAACTGGACAAACGGGGCTTTCCTCACTCAGAGTTCCCTGCTAAATGTGAGGTCTTTTTTGGGAGTAAATCACCACCATGCTGCTCATCACAATCACCACCTCCAGGCCCAGCAACAACCTTCTGTTTTAACAGCAACCCTGGGAGCTCTAAGCAGTGAAAAACCTTCAGAGAGGACCAGTCCTAAACACATAGGTAATGAATGCATCAGACATCCACCTCTCCCTCCACCCTCCAACACACATGCATGAACTTCTCCTTGAGGAATGGAGTCAGATTTGGCCCTGGTGTAACTGCTTTTAACAGAGTTACAGACAGTTTACCCAAgcgttgattttttttttcctggagcaTGTTGATTGCATACATTAAGCTCATTTCATGTGGGCTATTACATTCTCACCCTGTACGTCCATCAAATAAGATGGGAATGCAGGAACAGCACTGTGAAACATATTCTTTGAGTtgtgctttccttccctcctttctgaCTCTCAGCTCCAAACGATTTCAATAGCAGTCAGAAATGTGGCAAGAAAAGCTTGCATAGTGCTTAAATATTGAAAGTAGGGAATAGCGCTGTAGACACACGCACACATACATAAATACACCTACACACGCCTGAAcaagagggggagagggaggtgtgTTCTCTGCACACTGTCcagatttttgttgttgctattCTAAAATGGTTCTCctgttgtttgttcttttttttttttctttttctatctcattctagaaagagaaaatgtaccAAGAACTGAATCCCCACCTCAGCCACTAAAATCGCCCTTCCAGCCTGTCCGTGACAAgtgagtttgtttgtttgtttttactgcagGAATGTTACTTATGTGAAACAGAGTGTTTGAATAATGAAGACTAATTGTAACACCTAATCATCACCATAATAATACATACAGACAACAAGAATAACATAGAAGTTGCTGTAATCTTTTCAAAGTTAGGCTAAATTACAATTGTACATAGCCAGCCTGTAACTTCTCTGAAACTTAAAAGACCTCAAAGACCTTGTGTTAATTACACCAGTGACAATGATTTCTGTGCAATTAACTAATACTAGGATGCTATAGCAATAGACAGGCAATTATAGGAAaggattctcttttttttttcctgaaagattgttacgtcttttttttttttttcccctcccttcctccctgcagcGCTTTGGCTCAGCAAGAGGGAACACCGAGAATTTTAACAGCTCTCCCTTCTGCTTGATTAAATGATTTggtgaaaaaatattacagagaCTGGGattaaggacagaaaaaaaaaaagaggaaacgATATGAACGACTCCCATCAATCTCTTTTTGCAATAAGGTGGTGCAAATCCATAAAAGTGATTACACAAATCTGTAGATGGATCCCCTTCTTCACTGTACCATTTCAGATCGTGTTATTCTAACCATTCTTGGATTATTTGTTCGGTAAATGTTTCccatgtgtttgtgttttttctgtatatagAGTGATTTAAGATTGTAAATAACGCGTCAGCAAAACTTGTCTAAATCATATATTTTTGTCTAATAAACTAAATGAAATTATGAGCTCTCTTCAGGTATGTATTCTGTTGCTGCAGATCTTAGACGTATACTACAAATATATTCAAACGTTTATAATTTGCTTTCTAAAAAGCCTTTGGGTAACTGAAACTTAAAATACCAAATCAAAGCTTTTAATGACTTTTGTAACTATTTTGTCAAACACAAGTTGCGACACGGAATTGTGTTCCCTTTTCATACACGTAAATTTAAGAAGCTGAGTGAAGCTGCTTCGTGACtagtaaaagttattttttcaattgAGATGAATCAAACGTCTTCTGTAGTATCCATTTTCCGAACACAAATGGATCTGACTTCCATATACgttataaaatacattcttgAAAACGAGAGCGACAAGTCTTCTCACAGTTCCCTAGTGTATAACTTTGCTGTCCAAAACGATTCCTAAATTGGATCAAAAGCTTTAGTGCTTTGGTATATATTCCTACCGAAGCCGTGAAAAATAATAGATTAGGAAATAGAATTGTTTGTAACGATTTACGCTTTAgataaacacagagaaaatatgacTGCGAAAGGTTTTTCCCTGTGACATTAAGCACaatcttaacagaaaaaaaaaatggcagctcTTGCATTTCCAGAAGAAAGTTCTGCGATTCCGATCTGTTGGTTGAAAAGAGACTGCGAGACAATCTATCGGTTTATAAAGGCATTAATCTTCCAAAGACGGTCCGTTAAAATGTGTAATATTTTGCgtgtttacttctttttttctcctaaatgaGAACACTAAGTGAGCATTGAGGTGCTAATAAGATACCAGATGGCTGTTGATGgtggaaaatggaaagaagcagCTGGGAAAGTCATTAAGAAATAATGTGGTGACGCCCTACCCAAAATGAACCAACCTCAAACCAGGACTTGCAGGAAACaagatgagattttaaaataaaatattaattaaattattgtCAGAGATCAGAATATTGATCTTGATTTAGCTGCAAAACGATCGCTAGCGCAGAGGGGTCTCGGTAAACTATCGCTTAGCGATCTGTTGACAAAGCAGCGGAGGCGGTAGGCTTctactttttgcctttttcacgTGTGTCAGAAAAACAGATCGGACGAAGTAGATTTTGTGTGGGATACCTGAAGGGCTGAAATGTACAGCGCATTGTCTGAAAAGAGACTCTTTCTGACATCCTGCGGTTCCCAGCACAGCATCCATgagtttcctttctgtcttttacttgttttctttttcctaaatcaCCGTTGGTAACGGTTCCAACAAAAGAGTACATTACAGTTTTAACCAAACCGTGATAACTTAGCTTTTagagcagaaaaaggagagggaagacgtctttagaaaataaaaggaagaaaaaagtcttcatgCCTGTAAAGCCAAACGGCGCGTCAGACCAGCGCTGGTGTAAACCTGTCGGAATCGCTTTCTCTTTCCTATCAATTCAAAAGAAATAGCTGCAGCCCCGCACCggctgcccctcgccccccctTAGGCCCGGCTTCCAAATTCCTTGCGGGCAGCGCAGCCTGCCCCGAGCAACCCGGCGGCCCGGGGTGCCGCCATGGCCGCCCCTGGCCCCGGACCCTCTCCTCCACCCTCCCGGCTGTCATCGATGGGCACCGCTCCTCCAAACGGCACGGAGAAGGGGCGCAGGGATGCTCTGCGAGGCGGGGCGAACGCGGCGGTGCCAAATCGGcttgggaagagaggagaggggatTACTTTGTGGCGTATTAACGTCAGAAGGGACTTTAACTGTGGAGAGCAAAGGAGTGGGAGAGTGTGCAAGTGCATGCACGCACTCCTGCCCTCCGACCGCCAGCGGCAGGCAGCGCCGAGCCCAGATGAGCGGGTCCGAGCGGAGCCGAGGGGTTCCGAGCGGTTCCGAGCAGGGCCGAGCGGCCAGGCGCGGGCCCGGCTTTGGGCAGGCTCGCAGCGCCCTCTGTGGGCTGCGGGCGGCGCCGTCCCCTCGCTCGGCGCGGAGGCAGCCGGAGGTGCGGGCCCGCAGCTCGGCTCAGCCGGGGGCGGGGAGTGGGGGGAGCTGCCCGCCTTTAGTTCAGCCAGAAAGCCAGCAATATCCTCCTGAGTGTGCTTCCAGTTTCGATTATCCTCCGGAGAGTGATAATTCCTAATAGTTAGCTGGTTGGCAGTTTTCCGCCTTTGGAAGCCTCAGCATCTCTAGAGCAGACTCTGCTGCCGAACTTgacttttggtttgttttttttcttttttaatctgccTGTTTGaattttcccccccctccccccccccagtaATGCCAACAGCTGTGATGCTTCCCTCCCCAACCAGCTGAGAGGGGTGAATGAAGCTCCGCGGGGTCAGCGCAGAGCCAGCGCCGGCCACCGCCTCTCCCCACCGCGACCACAGCGTTTGCCGGGGACGGGACGAAGCACGcggctcctgcctccccccgcGGCTGGCGAGGGCGGTGGCAGCCCAGGGAGCTGCCCGACAGCGGCGGGAGGAGCCGCGGGCTGCGTGCTCGGACGGAGGGTGCTTGAGCCCGTTCCAAAGTTTCTGGACTGGAGGGCAAGTGGCTTCCCCTTAGAAAAGGGAAAGCCGAAAAGTAATAAGGCCATAGTAAGAACTGTCGTGTTGTTCAAGTGGGGAAAGCTCTAGCGTGGGTGCGCCCCTAAGCCCCCAGCAGCCTTCGAGGGCTCTTTTCTTAGCCTAGCTGTCACCTGGAGCAGAGAGGTAATGTCGTGTGTTTCCCCGCTAGCCACACCGAGGTGGCCATTTCTCTTGGAGGAAGTTTCAGCGAGAGCGGACCCGTGCGAGCGGTCACCGCGTTGTCGCACGGAGTCCGCGGAGGCGGCCAGTTCCCCGCGGGATGCGGTGCAGCGCCGGGCGGGACGCGCGCGCACACACCGTCCCCGCCCGCTCCCTGCCGAGGGCCGCCCCACCCGCCCCACGCCAGTTTGGGGCAGGAGCGGGGGCTCCGTATTTCCGAGGTTTCGCTGGTCACGTGGGCCGTGCTAGGAATGATCGTTTACGTCACCCTGGCAGGAGAATAATTTGTCgtttttctgtcatattttcCGTTTTCATTGAGATCCACCCTGGCAGATGTATAACAGCAAATAGCACAGGGTAGGGAGAATAATAAAGCACAAGCTTAAGCTAAACGATTTGCCTTAATTGGGAATGCTTCGAGCTGATAAGAGTTAATTGGAAAGTCCTAGTTtcctacctcttttttttttttttttctttttttttaagcgaTGACGGGACCCGAACCTGATAAATAAAGTCAACAGGAAAATTTGCATTGAATCGGATGGGAGCTACATAGAGTAATACTTCTTTTAGAACAACCGAGCGCCAAGATACATTTTCATGCTATTTTAAAGGGtggcagaaaacatttttcatacatATTTGCATAATCATCCATCCTCCCCCAGTAAAAATTGTCTCCCTGTCTTGTTTCTGTTATTGTTTACATAGCATTAACAGAAGAATGGCAGAAATCTTGTGAAGAAAGAACACTGAAAAGTTGATATAATCTCGAGTTCATCAAACTCCGAA of the Nyctibius grandis isolate bNycGra1 chromosome 3, bNycGra1.pri, whole genome shotgun sequence genome contains:
- the IRX1 gene encoding iroquois-class homeodomain protein IRX-1 translates to MSFPQLGYPQYLSASQAVYGSDRPGVLAAAAAAAAAAAAASGRPAGAELGSGSAAVTSVLGMYASPYSAPNYSAFLPYTADLGLFSQMGSQYELKDNPGVHPATFAAHTAPGYYPYGQFQYGDPGRPKNATRESTSTLKAWLNEHRKNPYPTKGEKIMLAIITKMTLTQVSTWFANARRRLKKENKVTWGSRSKDQEDANLFGSDNEGDPEKNEDDEEIDLESIDIDKIDENDGEQSNEEEEEKPELLRQSSEEEHLEKEKDLALSGSEGLKPKDALAMVKEASDNTRIISPGGQNNLQMPSHSKPKIWSLAETATSPDGALKSSPPPPQVNHTSPQIHHPAFLPSHGLYTCQIGKFHNWTNGAFLTQSSLLNVRSFLGVNHHHAAHHNHHLQAQQQPSVLTATLGALSSEKPSERTSPKHIERENVPRTESPPQPLKSPFQPVRDNALAQQEGTPRILTALPSA